The following DNA comes from Athene noctua chromosome 1, bAthNoc1.hap1.1, whole genome shotgun sequence.
AGAATGAGCATCTGTGGAGTACTCAACACAACCCTTGGAAGTGATGCATCACAACCCAGCTGTTCTATGGCACTTTTCAAGTCATACAACCAATTTTTGGTACAAGAATGGATTTATATTTCCACTTCAGCCTTGATCTTCAGTGCTGACTCAATTTCCAGTCCACTCACAGGACTGCTCACGCAActgctgttgttgctgctttatgtttctttaaaaacaaagtcacTCCATGTCCTGATGTTGCTGCTTTTTCACCTTGGCTATGGAGCATGAATCCAGTTTACAGGtttctttcatttcaaaactcCAGCCACTCTGTCATATAAATACAGTTGGATGGAGAAATCTCACCACCTTCATGGCAATCATCAAAAACCTGCAAAAGAAAGCCCTGCGTCAGTAATTATATACGGCAAGCACAAGATAACTGGAAGTAACATGCTCACATGTTTCCTGCTTCTTCTCAGTGGAAAAGCAGCAGTCTAACACAGGCCAACATCTAGGAATTCCAATGCCAGCTCTGAGGAGGAGTAATATAaacacaacaaagcaaaacagaccCCACTATAGTAAACGATGCACACTGGCAAGTTTCACCTACATACCAGTTTACAATCCAAGCAGGAGAGGCCAAAGCTAGACAGAAATAAGTTAGCTTGTTAAAAAACATAAACAGGCAAACTTGGGATCAGAAAATATACTAATATAATTTAGAATGGACCACTTTTGACAGCACCCTTTCACATACATCCTGTCTCTTCAACGGACTGTAAGTGGTAAACATCCTGGGCTAAACTGAAGCACCTGCCTCTTAAGACCACAGCTAAGGCATCACGGGTAACACTCGTAAGCATAGTAGAAAGCCACGAGGATCCCTCGCTGGCATAACCTTGCAACATGATGGCTGGCTGTTTGCAGGATTGTATTCAAAATCTGCATGCACCCACCACTTATTCATATAAAGAAGTGGTTACTTACAGGGCAGAGTCCACAGGGCGTCCTGACTAATCCAGTGGGTTGTATGAGAGGACTAACAGCTCTGTACAACTTCATCTGTCCATCCACACTGCCTACCGTCCCTTCCTTTGCAGCAATAATAGTCATCTCCACTTTCCCATCATATATTAGTGTATTTAAAATGGTTTCAATGTCTTCCATTGACAACTCAACCTAAGAAacaatttgtaaaataaatattaggAAAGACACATGCCAGTAAGTCCTGCAAGGAGGAAATAAGCAAGCACCACGAATAACAAAGCCTTAAGAGTTCTAACCTAGCCCAGATAAAGGCACCACTCACGCTGGGCACTTTACGGGGTTGCGCagacacaaaaagaaaagcagatgccAATACCTCCTACCTCCCAAATGCTTTTGGATTATACTAGCCTTGGCTTATCAAAAAGAACTTTCCTATGAACCTCAAGTGTCTACATCATCCTAGCATGATACATTTCCagttttacaggaaaataattgtgaaagaagaaaaagagaagactgatGAAGATATACCTGTTGATGGTGACCAATAATTGCAGGCTTTTTCTCTCCCCTAAAACTGCTTTAAGTGCATGGGCAAACTTGAGAGTAATTATGAAATATAAACCAGTTGAGATTGTTAAAGGACAACTTACTCCAATTTCCATCAACAAGGATGTGAATGTTAGCTCTTTTATACATTTTGAAAACCCACATGTACAAACTATCCTGGAATCCCACGCAGCACCAATGACCCTCCTCAAAAAGCAATAAAGCAGCAGAGCCCACTTCCAATATAGTGCTCTACAGTTACTGAAGCACTCATTGGACCCTCACCAAATTTGCAGGACCCAACTCCTGCAGCTAGTCATGCACTGAGAATTTTGAGAATAGTAAAATGAATCTGTTCTGACCTTACTGATACCCAGTTCACAGATGTATTTCCACACCTCATGGGATGAGGCAAATGAGCTGTTCCTCTGTATCATGGGGTTCTGTTTGCTCTCTCGAGCTGCTTctgcctgagaaaaagcaaagatgagcTATAGTCAGTACTCACTGCCAAAAGCCTCCTTCGTGGTTCCATCTGAGGCAGACTGAAATATAAAAGTTGATTTCCAAACTATTTCTAGGACATGTTTTTTATTTAGCATTTACAGCTATATCCTTAAGACCAATGCATGTGAGATAATGCAGTGCACAACCAAACATAATTTTACACTAAATATGACACAAAGTTTACACAATTATTTAGATTAATATGATGGAATATGagcatctggggtttttttgacacaaAATAAGTTTCTGATGTACCTAGTGtcagttaaaatacattttgatgaAATAGAGAAATCTGTATAGGACTTATTTAATGGAGAGCAGGCTTCTGCAGTTATACTAGAGAAAACTGTATTCTAGGCAGAGCTGACTGACTAGTGCCTTCCATCCTCTAAGAAATTAGGAGCCCTGCAGGAAAAGCAGTGAATTTTGCTAGGTTTTTTTGGTCCTCTGCCTAGCTTATCACTGGACCTTGGAGATAGAAGGCTTCAATCCCTGTACAGGGTGTGAAAATATGCATTATTAAAATGCAACATCATCACAATTGCAGTGACAAACACAAGCCAGTACAGAGTTGCCGACCCAGTTATAACAACGGCCAACACTTATGGAAAACTTActggttttataaagaaaataattacttgcaCAAGACAAATGGAAGGCGACTTTAGTAGTGGCACTCACCTTACTCTGTAGAAATTTAAAACACTGTTGATTTAACACCTCCACAAATTCAGACTCAAAGTCTTGGTCACTGTACCAAGCCCCACCAGTCACTGACCGGTCAGGCTGCAGGTTATATAGCATATACACCTTCTTCTTTGATGCCTGTTAGAGAAAAGTGCATGGGTCTTAACATCTGAAAGTCTTCTTTAAGAAACGAAGATTTAAGAAGGTATCTGCAAAAGATAGTTCATTACTCCTAAAACCTGGGGCATAGCAATCCAGCTGACTTGAGCTATCCTTAACATGTTTGACCCACAGGTAACAtggagataaaaagaaaatcatctAAATGATTTCTAATAATTTTATAACATAGTGTTAAAAGAGAGAATTCTACTAACAATGTCACACAATGCAAACCTCACTGAAGAAGATATTAGAATTTGATTTTAGCCTACTGACTCTAATCCTCCTTAACAGTTAAAAGGGGGCAGGAAAACATCTTCAGAACACAAAGACAAACTTAATGGAGAAGCTTTCAAGTGTTTTTGCAGGATTCAACCCATGCACTGATGATAGGAGGACCCTTACATGATTAAACCCTACAGCTAAAGTTAGCCCTTGCAAGCCCACTCCTTACTGCCACACCTAGACAGGGTGAGTGGGAATGTCGCTTCAGTCAGACAGATAAAGGACAACAGTCATCCAAATGACTACTCAGCAACTGCTCACTGAAGTAATTTTAGCAGTGTTACATCCCCTCTATGACTAGATGAAGCCAACATCTCTCACAAGAACATGAAAAAGCTACTGCTTCTCTATGTCTAACTTTATCCCcgtgttatttttatttagtaaattatcctcacctctctctccccttgcccccccaaaacacgcacacacacatgccaAGGTATTGCCTCCACGATGCAGATGAGACTGGCACATAGAAAAGGCACACAACATAAAAATTCCAAGAGTTCACAAACAAATGGTCTTCCTAGTGTACCAGGCCCTGCAACAATATAGAATCTCTGCTGGAAACCAGGAGAATGTCCAGAGAACATACTAACATCAATGATTTGTAATGAAGCAGGTAAGGGAAAGCAGGATGCTGTATGAGCATTACAGTGtgagaaaaagaatggaaaagtaTAAGCCCTACTCTGGTACGCAGACTATTTGCACATAAGAAAGTACTTGAGTAACTGAAACAAAGCAGAGGAACCAAGACTAAAACAGAATCAAATGTCttagaaattatttaaagtaaACAATACAAATCCAGTATGAACTGGACAACTGAAGGGAGTATCAGGATCTCCAAGGCAGAGGAACTTTGCAAGGTCACTTGCAGCTAGGTAACCACATCACTAGTCCCATATAAAAGGCTGAGATTGCTTCAGCATCAGAAATACCACACTGTGGTACAGCAAAACTGAGACCAATGCATAAAAAGTCATTACAGGAAGGTTGCTTATTTGagtggagaaaggagaaaagggtggtaggaaaaaaaaaagttaagaaacaaaaaagtagATATAAAAATACGAGATTAAGAGAGGACAGGATCTGCAGACACTAGGAGTGTGGATGCGTAGACAGCAGAAAAGCTGGCCAGTGGACCCAAGCCCATTGGAATGCTGGAGGAAAACCCACCAGACTCTTCCCTAGGTTTATGTCCTGAAGACCAGGTATGGAAGCACAGAGAAAATAGTGACAGAACTGCAGGTTAGTAGCAAGCAGTGCAAGTAGTTTGTGAAGGGTAACAGAACTATGACAAGTCGTGTGCAATAAAGAATGAAGAGAACTAAAACTGCAATTTGATAGTAATGATGTGTAATTAGTAGTGGTGGGAAGAGTGATAGAACTGTATATTAATAGTGATGTGTTTATTAATTAGACTATTAATCAGCTTGTTAGTAGTACGTTGATTATTTAGTAAACATTATAGCCTCTCATATCTGTTGCACCTCAGACCTGCACACTAAAGGCAGAGTGTCAAACACTGGTGCATAGTCAGTGAGAAAGCTGGAGGAAGAATGAGGTTTCTCTGCCCCCCGTCCCATGTTCAAACATACATAGCGTGCAGCAAATGTTTGAAGTTGTTtagaaaaaagttacaaaatactCACTGCTACAGATTTAACTGCTTTAATTAGCTTCTTGCTTTCCAAGTTTTTCAGTATCTTGTTTATCTCCGTTAAAGGCAAATTACTTTTGTATCTAATGTCCCTGCTCCAAATACCTGTTTAAAAATCAGAGAAGTGAACAGAAATGAAGAAACCATTTGTTTCTGTACATACTTACAAACCACAAGTCACATCACAACATTACTTCTCTCACTTGACAaccataggatgtatcctcaatCCTACCACTCCCAACAAAAGGGGGCAAGGGACAGAAGGGGatagaacaaaaaaaccaaaccaaccgaCAAAACCAAGAAATGCATACCACAGCCACCACCCTGTCCTTCTGTCCTTTACCTCTCCTCATAGAAAGTGTTCTTGCATTTTTAGGTAACTTGTGTTTGCTTCAACAGAAATATGACAGCCAGTTCTAGATGCCATCTCTCAATCACAGTGTGCAATGACTGCTGAGAAAGCTTAGTTACTAGTGGTTTCTGCTGGGAGTACACCTGTTAAATCCAATATAGATACCACATATTCTTTTAAGTAGTGAGTGTTCCGCAGACTCCTCAACTTGACAGTCCCATAAATAATACGCAATCCACATTTCAAATATTCTGAAAGAGTGCCCTCCCCAAGTCAATCAGAACTGGTTATTTTAATAGAGAAATATGTAatcttctgttcttaaaaaagTGGACGGACACATGGAACATTAGCTACAGACCCAGTATGGGGACTCtaaattttgtatttgtattgtcTGGACAAGCATTTAAAAGTTTGGACAGGAACAGTTCCATAAGTAAACGGAGTTGGTACCATTCacaattataatttatttaaactaCCTTTGTTGCCTGCATCTTCTATAATTTGGTAAACCAGCTTCTCTTGATTGTCAGAGCctttcattttactgtaaaataaaacagacaTCAGGATTTTTGAAAGGTCCAAAATTCGaaagaaaatggatttgttttaaactgaaaacacgtactatgaaaaaaacaatgcacaaaggaaaaaaaaacgcTACACAATAAACCAGCCATTGGCAAATATAATACATGACACTAAACTTCTCTGGATCAAGCCAAGCTTGCCAGTGAGAAGCCACAGTAAAGAGAAAAGAGCACAGTATGAAAGAAAAGCGACTAAGCAGGAGTCACTCAACTTGTCCTAACAATGGGGAATTCGAAGTCACGTATTAGCACAACTGTGGAAGGTCAAACGCAGCGCAAAGCATAATTTAGAATAATCTGTCTCTAGACAGAACGTCTACAAAGGGTAGTAGTGTGCTCCCAACTCTGAGACATGCCTTTTCACTGGTCTAAGAAAGACTGAACTCAgcaatctttttttaaagcacttgaaAGAGAGGATGAAACGCCTGCACTGGGGATAACTTTGAAGGATGCTTCTTTCCAGAACTATGTCTAGGCATCTTTTACTCAGATTTACACAGGCATCACAAGACATGGTTTGAAGGTTCATTTTAATAAATCAAAGAGCATGAGCAGTTCAAGTGGCCTCCTGGAACAGCTGTAAATAGGAGCGCTGACCCTGCAACGTGAGCAGTGAGGAAGACCACAAAACCGCAGTTTGCAGATGGTATGGTCAGGCTTCAGCTGGATTTCACCTGAGCATATACAAATGTTTGCACAAGATCACTGCTGCCATCTGGACCAGGAACTCTGATAGCAAGTTAGAACTGTAGTCCCACAGCACCCTCTGTTCAGCAGAAGCCACTGTACCTAAAACAGTTTTCAGGAGTTGAGTGTACCCTCCAGAAACAAGCAGTCATGTTCTGTAACATCCATGTTACATGCCTCTCAGGAACACAGCACCTGAGTTGCAGAACTGTGTTCCAAATATATTTATCCAGCAAACATGAGGCTTACCTTGCATTTTGAGACTCTTTGATTCTATATAGGAGACCTGCATTGCTCCTGAGAAGGTCCAGTTGTCCCTAGGAGAGATGGGCACAATGCACTTATTTTCCTTCAGATAGCTTGTTTCAGAACATGACAGGAATCTTCTGACATTCTAAACTAAAAACCTTATTTTATGTCAACTGactaaagaaaagggaaaactaaCCACTGGAAACAATAACACCCGTGAGAATATTTTTTCCCTGCAAGTGCAGCAATACCCTTGAGaacacttttttccccagcagtatTCATTTATCATCAGCTATCACAAGTAACAAATACAGTTCCCATCCCTTCCCACAACATCTATGTACCTCCTACTATTTCTCCTAACTTCCACCACTGCACAAGGGAGATCAAGTTCTTGTATACTTCGTTTTCCCTTTCCATCAAAACACTCATTTGCACAGCTACCCAGATATCACATTGGAGCTTTACTGCACAAGTTCTGAACAATTATGAGTACCAGTAGCAAAAGTTCTATCTTTTACTAAGTAGAGACAACTGGAAAACTGCCAGCCAGGATTGGTAGTGCCTCTCAGAGGCAAATTACCAGCACCACTCACacataaaacatttgttttgccCTTGACACTTCTGCCTAGAGCAGGCaaattcttattttctattttgaagaGGCAAGCAATTAGAGAAGTCCAACAGCATAACTGGGCACAACAGCATTATCTAACATTCACTCTTTCATTGACAGCCAATCACTTCCCCATAGTTACAGCCTTGTTTCTCAGATATGCATTATGTGGTTGATTGAGGCTCACACCTCAAGATGAGACCCTTCACTGCTTTTCCACAGATGAAGTACTTGCAGCTTATCTCAAGTGAAGTACCTGATGCTTATTAAGGCTGAGCTCTCACTGCAGTTCTTCCCCATGTTTGAGGTACTTACTAGATCTCCCCACACAGCCCCCATGCCCTAAGGCATCTATTTTACACAAATTCTAGAGACTTAACTATCTTTGAAACCTCACTGTTAGCTAAGCCATTCAAAAGTTATTGAATACAAAAGCTCACATCCAACGTCCTGATAAACTTCATATCTATAACAGAAAGACCCAAAAGAGATTAGATTAGCTCCAGTGTCACCTAGTATGGTCCAAGCTAagaaatttcagttattaaaaaaaccaaacccaaaacaccacacCTTGGTCAGTTTGGATACTTTCCAACACCCCTTTTTCTGAGAAAGCTTCTCTTTTCAACAGTGCTCTCTACACTGCACCACTCAGTCGGTTTTATCTCCTGATTTCACATGCCCACGAAGCAGCTAGCTAGGGAATGAAAGGAATCTTGATCTTTAAAGACCTTGGACATTTAGCTGATACTCATGTTTATGCCACACTGAACCAGCAAGACTAAACAACTACTCTCTGTTCCTGAAGTGGCAGAAGTAGTTGACAGTGATCCTCATTCCTATCTTACTTAGTCTGACTCCTGATACAGTAAAGGAAAAAGCCCAGTGAGATGTGGGAAATTTATAGAAGATGCAAAAAAAGCCCTGGAGATGTTTCACCTGCTTATTATCAGAGTAATCCAACAACCTTTGGATTTTGTGAGGGGTTTGGAGAAGACCTTCACATATAAAAGCATGAGATAACATCAATTCTTTTATCGTTAGCTAATTCATTCTCCATCATTAATGGGCCTTGTGGTTATCACCTGTGGCCGCCTTACCACCTGCTGAACCACTGCAACTATACTTGCACCCAACTGTTACATTAGACCATTGTATCACATTCTGCTTTACAAAGTAATACACAaggaaaagaagaacaaagaacTTTAGACACATCAAAACACTAATGTGGTACTCCTCAGAGGTACCTTCCTCACGTAGAAAGACACAAGGATATACACATTCATGGTAACTTTGTATTAGAGAACAGAAAGAGTAAATTGAGGTAAGTTTTAACTGGCTTTGGCAATGGTAAGTGCTTATGGCAACCGAAAGTAAGTTATGGTAATTGTACATGATGGCAAATGTCACTAAATCCGATGAGATTCATTTGCTAGCCCTGCCCAACAGGTTGCTACCATGCAGACTGTGTGTTCAAAAAGCTTCGGGTTGGCTGAAGTAACAGGAGGAAGGTGAGATCACCCTACCATTGAGAGCAGCCTGTTGATAGCCATAGCTCGCTGCTGGGCTTCCATGTGAGGCATATCATTCTGAATCACCTGGTCTGTGATGCCATGAGGAAACTGATGACACAGCTCGATAATCCTGGGAGAGGATGAAAGCAAGTTTAAAATCATGTTCTGTTGCATCCAAAACCAAACAGTATTAGAGTCAGAatggaagagagggaaaagaacaACAGTTCAAGGAAAAAGCACCCATGAACTGTTTCTGTCATATCTATTGAAGGAACTTAGCATTGCTCTCTGTGCTGACATATACTCCTCTGCAACTGCTGGACAAACTACCTTGACTCTCCGTGACAACACTAAACATGGTGTTTCTCCATTTTACTTTTATGTTGCTCTCATTAAGTATATGGATTTAAAGCTCCCTGTACAGTTTCATTATACAAAAAGTTCTGATGAACTGCTAGCAAGTCAGAGAATGCAAATACAGATGAAATACCATTTAGAAACCATTAAAGCAGAGACGTTGCAATTCCCCTTTGTAAAATTTTCAAATAACAGAAAGACACCGGGGCAGCTGAAGGTAACCTGACCCCATTTCTCACTACCACCTACGCACCTCCCATCCTGTGATGGATGCACTCAGCCCCCTAACCAAACTCACAGTAGTTTGGTACAGGCTCCAGAGGAGGTAAAGGCCTGAGCCataaccaggccaagaactcctctaggaaacccacaaaggagcagagtGACACAGTGAGCATCAATGCATATCAGCTTGGAACACCAATCATGCGATTAACACATGAAACATGTGAAAATCACATGTTTTTTCCAAGACTCATTTATCAACGAACAAAGACAGTTGTGGTACAAGGAGTCTCATGAGTACCTTTCACACTGTATGCAATTTGACTACAAGTCGACCACTTTATTCCATAAATCTGACAGCCTAAGTGAGCCTTCTTTGAGCTCTCCCCACTAAGCACGGCTGCTTTGAGCTGGGACACCACTCCTTGAGGCAAAGAGACCTTTTAGCAATGATTGATCTTTGGATGAGTCCAATTCAAGTTCTTACAAAATTCCAACTGGACTACACACCAGGTGACTCTCCCCTTGAGCAGGGATGCCTCTCAAGGTTTGAAATTCCTTACCTGAGACTAAGAGATCCTTCTTTACCCAAGGCAGAGGGACCCCTTACTTGCAATAGACCCTCAGTAAGTGACTGACAGCATGCTGAATTAATACTAATAAAACTGATACTCAGTATTATTATAAACTTTGCACAGATCATTCAATTAGAAATAAACTGTTGTCCGAGACTAAGATCAGATCTAGCTGCACCTAAGCTCCATCAGGCACTTAGAAAGCAAGGGGATCCACTCTGAACCTCGAGACTCTAATGGGATAGTCTCCCTTACCCTCTTTGCATCTCCAGTCTCTGTGCAAATCATTCTAACTTGATTTCCTTTGCCGGTATCTTCCATGTAGTAATACTGTGAACCTTGCCATCGAACTTTGTTAAGTCGCACTTTTACAAACTCATATTAAAACCACTTTTGCTAATACCTCTGGCAGTGATCCTTTAAGCGATAGAAATCATTCATACGTGACACAGCCACAGCACTAAAGACAGTGCCCCCTACAACAGCAAGCCTCT
Coding sequences within:
- the POLR3F gene encoding DNA-directed RNA polymerase III subunit RPC6 isoform X1, with protein sequence MAEVKVKPEVPDPMDIENRIIELCHQFPHGITDQVIQNDMPHMEAQQRAMAINRLLSMGQLDLLRSNAGLLYRIKESQNASKMKGSDNQEKLVYQIIEDAGNKGIWSRDIRYKSNLPLTEINKILKNLESKKLIKAVKSVAASKKKVYMLYNLQPDRSVTGGAWYSDQDFESEFVEVLNQQCFKFLQSKAEAARESKQNPMIQRNSSFASSHEVWKYICELGISKVELSMEDIETILNTLIYDGKVEMTIIAAKEGTVGSVDGQMKLYRAVSPLIQPTGLVRTPCGLCPVFDDCHEGGEISPSNCIYMTEWLEF
- the POLR3F gene encoding DNA-directed RNA polymerase III subunit RPC6 isoform X2, whose product is MPHMEAQQRAMAINRLLSMGQLDLLRSNAGLLYRIKESQNASKMKGSDNQEKLVYQIIEDAGNKGIWSRDIRYKSNLPLTEINKILKNLESKKLIKAVKSVAASKKKVYMLYNLQPDRSVTGGAWYSDQDFESEFVEVLNQQCFKFLQSKAEAARESKQNPMIQRNSSFASSHEVWKYICELGISKVELSMEDIETILNTLIYDGKVEMTIIAAKEGTVGSVDGQMKLYRAVSPLIQPTGLVRTPCGLCPVFDDCHEGGEISPSNCIYMTEWLEF
- the POLR3F gene encoding DNA-directed RNA polymerase III subunit RPC6 isoform X3; protein product: MAEVKVKPEVPDPMDIENRIIELCHQFPHGITDQVIQNDMPHMEAQQRAMAINRLLSMGQLDLLRSNAGLLYRIKESQNASKMKGSDNQEKLVYQIIEDAGNKGIWSRDIRYKSNLPLTEINKILKNLESKKLIKAVKSVAAEAARESKQNPMIQRNSSFASSHEVWKYICELGISKVELSMEDIETILNTLIYDGKVEMTIIAAKEGTVGSVDGQMKLYRAVSPLIQPTGLVRTPCGLCPVFDDCHEGGEISPSNCIYMTEWLEF